From the Arctopsyche grandis isolate Sample6627 chromosome 11, ASM5162203v2, whole genome shotgun sequence genome, one window contains:
- the LOC143918865 gene encoding uncharacterized protein LOC143918865, whose translation MTSKNKEKWRCVSCRIHPNPLPPSQSSSLMLSSQDSVISPQPSLFDILNEIKCFRADFNTMKNEFENIKSVITDINNKLFTIEAKSDEFDGRLTTAEKKISCFSDVNKGLIEAQNTIVELKQENNLQDQFSRKNNVEISGIPMKKGENLVSILYDLCAVVGHKLCDTDIDTIHRVRPYPSQGVAGSQQQQQREGNSDVSVRTSSVVVRFTQRRRKDLLMAAVRARRGITTNDINIPGPPTTLYVTDHLTPTNKLLLKRARQLKTEYNYAYLWVKDCKIMIRKSASSNIIQISKESDLCKIK comes from the coding sequence atgacgtcaaagaataaggaaaaatggcgatgcgtttcttgccgtatccatcctaacccccttccgccgtctcagtcctcatcactaatgctcagttctcaagattcagtcatcagtcctcagccatctttatttgatatacttaatgaaattaaatgctttcgagcagactttaataccatgaaaaatgagtttgaaaacataaaatctgtaatcacagacataaacaataaattattcacaatagaggctaagtctgatgaatttgatgggagactaaccactgctgaaaagaaaatttcctgcttttctgatgtaaataaaggtttaattgaggcgcaaaatactattgttgaactgaaacaagaaaacaatctgcaagatcaattctctagaaaaaacaatgtagaaatatccggcatacctatgaaaaagggtgaaaatctagtgtctatattatatgacttatgtgctgtcgtgggtcacaaattgtgcgacacagatattgacaccatacaccgtgtgcggccgtacccgtcccagggcgttgcaggttcacagcaacagcaacagcgagagggcaacagcgatgtgagtgtgcgcacgtcatcagtggtcgtacggttcactcagcgccgtcgtaaggacctgctgatggcggccgtgcgcgcccgccgcggcatcaccaccaacgacatcaatattccaggcccgcccaccaccctatacgtaacggatcaccttacaccaacgaataaattattattgaagcgagcacgccaattgaaaactgaatataactacgcctacttgtgggttaaagattgcaagatcatgattagaaaaagtgcgagctccaatatcatacaaatctcaaaagaatcagatctttgcaaaatcaaatga